Genomic DNA from Melioribacteraceae bacterium 4301-Me:
TTAAACGGCGGCATAGAACAAATAATGCTTTCAACTTCGCTTTTTTCTGCAGGTGGCTTAAATAAGTTACTCCAAAAACTTCCAATTCTAATTGGTTCATTCATAGGACGACCATAGTTTTAGTATTATTAAGTTATTGAAATATCCCATGTTCAGCAACACGCCAAATTTTTTGACAGGGAAATTTATTTTCGTAAAGTGCTCTTCCAATGATTACAGAGTCAACATAATCTTTTGCTTCGTTTTGAAGTCTAATTAAATCGTGATAACCGCCTATACCACCAGAATGAGTTACCTTGCATTCTGAGACTTCAGCAATTCTTTTCGAAAGCTCAATATTTGGTCCGGATAACATTCCATTAGTTTTTACATCAGTAACAATAAACCTTTTTACACCATATTCTTTCAATTTAGCTGCAAATTCTTCAGGCTTTAAGCCAGTTTTATACTTTCTGCCGTAAACTACTACTTGATTATCTATCACATCAATTGCAGCTACAATTTTATTAGGTGAAAATTCTTCTAAGAGTTTTACGAATAATTTTGGATTTTCGTAAGCCATAGTACCTAATACTACTCGAAATACACCTAAACTAAAAGCTTCATGTACATCTTCCAT
This window encodes:
- a CDS encoding HisA/HisF-related TIM barrel protein, with protein sequence MSSLLVIPSIDIRDGKTVRVVQGIPELNCPEYCNDPVEMAMIWRAENAKIIHVVDFNSASEHSHVNFNIIRKICESVIIPVEFGAGLRTMEDVHEAFSLGVFRVVLGTMAYENPKLFVKLLEEFSPNKIVAAIDVIDNQVVVYGRKYKTGLKPEEFAAKLKEYGVKRFIVTDVKTNGMLSGPNIELSKRIAEVSECKVTHSGGIGGYHDLIRLQNEAKDYVDSVIIGRALYENKFPCQKIWRVAEHGIFQ